The following DNA comes from Gopherus flavomarginatus isolate rGopFla2 chromosome 5, rGopFla2.mat.asm, whole genome shotgun sequence.
TGTAATTAGATTTATACAAAATAGATAAAATGTCAAACTGAAGCATTGTAGGTATTTATAATCTATTTAATAGTGGGACACTGACATGAATACTACAGTTTTCTAGAGCACATTTAGATTTTGAGTTAAGCAGTTGCAACTGGCGCAGGAATTTCTCAGTCAGTCAGTCTTCTATATTCTACAATCTACAATTTACTGTATCAGACTGTGCAAGAGTCGGTCTGTGCTAGCTGGTCTAATTTTTAAGTACTTTATCAACATTTTTGCAAAATATCAGCCAACTAAGAATAATTTACTGTATGGTTTACTTTAGACTTTAAGCTTTGCTGCACTTCAACACAATGGGAACTAACAATTATACACAATTTATGAATGACTGCTGCAGCTTAATGCTAAAAATCCTCATGCTgatacaataaaatattttacaatgaTCAGTTTTGAATGCTTTATTCATTGATTAAAAGAATATACATTTAACATAAACCATACAACATCAGTCATCAGTTCAAACATTCAGCTGGTTTCCTTACATTTTCTGTCAGGAGTTTTTTAATCTGATCACATTTATAAGATAAAATCTCACCACATCTGGCATATACACACACTGTGCCAGTGGATTCACTCTACTGATGTACATATAAAATCCGCATGGTATGTGCTCACTGGAGACAAAACAGCGCACACCTGTCAAAAGGTCATTTTAATATAAGATGGTAAAACCATTTGTAAAACACATATAAACTTTTTCCATAAATAGAATCATATCTGGACATCTGTTGCATAAATTGTGTTTTCCAAAGCTTACAATATAGCAGCCAGGTCTCAGCACTGCTGGGCACCCACGTTGGCCACTTACTTTAATTATTGCAGACTGTCCTTTAACATTAAATGCACAACATTCGTACCACTTAAAACTGGGGTCAGGTGGAAGTCTCACAGAGACCACGTCTGTACCGCGGTTGCCCTGAAACAGTTAAATCGGCTTTTAAAGCCTCTCAGATAtaacaagattttaaaacataCTTCATGGAATGTTCTTCATGCATCATAGCAGCTCATACCTGTGATAGAACACGCTTTGTAtttatttcctttccttccttTACATTCACTATTCACAGTGAAACAGGTGCATGTTTGTTTAAGAGTTCTGAGGTTGCTGACTGAGCCACAGCACAGCTGTGTACCACAGGTCGAAATTCGACCTTATATATTACAATCTAGCAGTATCTGGCAGACCAACAGTTGGCCTGCCCCTGCCAGCATGTGGGCACTTCTTCATTTTTAATCTATTCTTTGGCAGCTGACACAGGCGCTGACAGAGAAAGTCCAGTGACTTGGTTGCTAGGGATTTCACGACTAATGTTTGTTTGCAAGAATGTACATTTAAATTTATATCTTCATTGTTATGGTTTTACCCCATCGGAATGTGtaaacttgtatttccttttaaATCTGGGCCCAAAGCTAACTCATATGGAGAAACTGAGATCATGAGAATAAGAAGCTATGACGAATTTTCAAAGGATCAGAAATCCTACAATTTATAGTCTTAAAAGCTCGCAAATTCAGGTGAGTAACTGGAAAAACTACACAATGCTACAGACGACTGCttaataaatgagaaaaaaatgtaGCGAGTAGTAGTAATTCATGCTTCAGAAACTGCATGTGAAATTAAAGTGAAAGTTTACAGTGAACTGGCATTGGGTAGTCTTCTCTTCTATTTTTTAAAGCCTAATAAGTAGCATACTACCAGATTATATGACAATGATTGCATACAAATCCACCGGGCTATGGATAGTTAAAAATTGGCTCCTGAGCACTAAACTCCGACATAATAGTAAAATAATAGAAGATGCAGTTACTCAGTAAAAAATATAGTTAGCCGGCAACCTCAGACAACCTTCGGCTGTATCTCTATAAGGTTTGGTAGACAAGTCCATTAACCGTGAAAGCCCTAAACGTTGCCACTTTCAGCTTCTAAACCAATACCCGACTACGTTCTTTGATCAAGAAGTAGAATACACATATATAATTCTATATATCTAATACTGATTAAACACAGCACAAAAGGGGTTAATTCACACTACTGAAAAACATAATAGGATCCTACTTGCATATGTAACCACAGgaattgtaaataaaaaaaagagctaaatgcCTTCACTGAAGCTTTGCATCTCTCTATAAAAATGATGAGTTGGCTCGGTGAAGACACTGAGTAATTCTATGTCCATGACTGCATGCCAAGGTCGACCCAATCCAAGGGATACCTGCTCAATGAGGTTATGTACTGGATCCACATCCTGATCAGCCAGTTCACCTTGGTCAAAATCAATGCTTTCTTCTGTGACTTCAAGCACTTTCAAGTCAGAGCCACGAAGACGAGCGATTGCAATGAGGTTATGTGCCCACACTGTGTaacctgggagggtgggggaaaaaaagcggTCACTTCATTGCAGAACTGCTTTAATAAAGTGTTTAAAACCTGAGAACCTGACTAGAATGCCTTTTCCCCAACTGATTTTGCTTCTTGTCCATTTGGCAACCTTTTTTCTGCATTTCTTAAAAGTTACAAGCCATAAGGCTCACATTTATTCTTatcaagagaggaaaaaaaatgtcaaaacacaTTGTAAGTAGTTCCCCCTCCCATCGAACTTCGTTGGATCTGCTCCCTCCCCctacaaagaataaataaatctACTACTCCTACACATTTTTATTTAGACTTTGGGACAAACCAAATATTTTAGACCTAAACTACTTGACAGTTTATAGGTGTCATGTGCAAGGAAGAGTGCATTATTAATCATCTTAAGTGAAAGTATAGGTGTAAGTACTGCATTAAAACTGTGTTTGTAGTACAAAGGAATTCTAAACAGGTTTGATTTTGCTGTGTTACAGTTAGACCTATTTTCTATGACCAGATTCCATTTTCGCAGTCGTGATCTTTCCTCACAGATCATGGCACTTTTCATGAAAACCAAGTCCCTTTAATGCTGAAAACTTTCACTCAATTGCAAAATTATCTTAGCTGAAATTAAATATGACAATTATAAAATTGTCTCTGCTATCTACTAGAAGTTCATATTGTATTTCCCCCAGAAAGTGAAGAAAAAGGCAAATTATATTCTCAATTACTTGTGAACTTGCTTTCTGTAGGTTGGCTGAGAAAACATGCTGGGTTCCTCCTACCTCACTGATACCACTAAGCACAATCCAGGATTTTCCTCCTCTTTAGGGTGCTCTCCCCTTTGCTTCTCCAGTTTATTTTGAAGTAGCTATAAGCTTGCTCTTCTTCCCACCTAAGATGCAAATTCTCTTGTCGAAGTCTGGACTTGGAAAGCCCAGCAAAGCGGATGAAACTACAGTCTCATCCAAGGCACAGAAAATTATTTGGTAAATACAAACAAGGTTTGACTCTCTCGGGAATGGTCTTCAACAATGTAGATAGTGGATTCTGTATAGCAGGCAACCTGTGAGAAAACATctcagtggggaaggggagaagacagTGGAGGCTGAATTAAATGAGCAAGTATGATGAAGAAAGGGGAATGAGAATCTTTCATCTATTGCCCCTGAAGCTTCCCACAGACACACTGCTCAAAGCACTCTGCAGTCCAGGGCATCTGCAGATGCTGACATGATCAGTGGTAATGCCTAACTAAAGAGCAAAGAGCTCTTAAGAGGCAACTTTGTAATATTCACTCACTGATGCTTTCCTTGTCTAGTGCAATGGGCTGGAAGTCTCAATGTACAAGGAACATCAAGAGGCCTAGAAGGCTGTAGGATACCAAACCCAATCAAGAACTCCACTTTTAGGTACTACTTTCCAGAAGAATCTTGGACAGTCCACTATATAATTCAGAATTAATAGGTCCTTACTGAGAGAAAGAACAGGAACACTCAAGAACAAAGGGGGTAGCCAAACAAGGATGATTCAGGTACATGATTTGGAGGAATGCTATTCCCTGGATTACCCTTCTGAATACTAAGGCAGCTATCATGACCCCTATAGCTTTTCATGTTAACTTCTGGAAGCAATGACTATGCTTCTGGTAAGATTTTAGAAGCCAGAAAGGACCCCAATCCAACCAAACACTTCACAGCAGGTGGGTGGGGGGGCTTTGTAGAGATCTCTTACATCATGAAATCTTGAAgcacctcttccccaaagtctAAGATTGACTCAGAGATTGCCTTTGCCCCACAGGGAAGATTATCCCCCCTTTTCATGCAAGCTAGGTGGGCTTGCTTTTCAGCCCCCGAGACTGCCTCGGTACTTCCTCACTCTGATTGCTTCAGAAAGATTCACTCTAAGGTAGGTAGCAGATGTTTCTCTGTGAAAGCAGACAAAATTCTTAAGGCCCCAGTGACAAAGCACTTTTTCAAGAGGCACTAGTGAAGTAGATTTCTTTTAGCCTTACCTGATCAAGTGACAAACAGTAGCCAGACAGATGCAGATCAAGTAAATCCTAGTTACTGACTAGTCACCATTCTCTGAGCTGTCATAACTAAGTTACAGAATAGTTCATTCTGGCTTGAAGGCCATTTACAGCCTTTTTTGAGGAAAGATATCAGATAGAAAGGGATTAAATTGTTAGTGGGTGGCATTAAAACCCActatttggtttttgttttctataaagaacaaaattgctgTGTTGAGCTTAAAAGGGTTTATTTTATCATTACGTGTTCCTgagagggtttttgttttgtaattgttacatatAAGTACTTAGACAAATTGCAAGAGGAGGGGACAGGTATGAATAGATTTCATTAACAACTTCTGAGAGTACAGGGAATGGATGCAAGATTCTCTTCCCCTGCCTCTCCTCTAGCTGCTACGACATTAGATGTAGTTATCAACAAGTCAgactcccttttaaaaaaaacaaaaacatttctaaAGTTAACATTGAGACATTTTACACTGCCATTCGGGACCTAACAGGATAGAACTTGTGATTTCTGAATTGTAAGAAAGTTTAGAAGCTGTCCTGTTTATAAGAACAATAAAAACAATGCTTCCTTAAAAAGCAGTAGAAATTATGGAGAACAGAGCATCCAATATGAATATTTTAGCCTTTTCTGAAAAACCTAAAATTGATTCTTAAGATAAACTGCTGCATTTGGAACCTGTTacagcaaaaatgtagtgttcaCTTCCaagttcttaaatattttaagttaACACAGAACTTAGATGTTATTTTTATTCCAGCTGACAAAATAACTTCCAGGCAGTCTGGTAGCACAAAGAAAAAGAGCATATTTTCCTAATTTAGGCAAGTTACGAGAAGCACAACTGAAAGTATTGCATCTTGAGATCTGATTCTACCTATTTGGGCATCTGTCTTTTCTCCCACTTAATAGACAATAAGTTACACTAAGTTACTATCTTTTAAATAGTCTAAAAAGATCTGACAATTATGTAATTTCCAATTCTCTGCGTATTAAAAACTATTAAAATTTTGCTTTTCTATTGCTTTACCTGAATGTTTGCTGGATAGACATGTGACAACACTATATATTCTGATGCTGGATTTGTTAGCTTGTAAATTTACACAGCTATTTGTTTATATTAGATATGTCTTGGGAGGATGTCTGAATTTCCCCCCCCCTGTATTGTGAGCAAAGTTTTTGGAATAATAACTGCATCAAATCAATAACAATTTGGTTAAATTTTAAAAGTTAGGTGGCTAAAGCAAGGCACCTAAAATCACATTCAGTCACTTAGGGCACAGCTATACTAGAGAGtttacagcggcgcagctgcactgctgtaagctctctaatgttGCTGCTCTAAACCAATGGAAGGGAGCTCTCCCAGTGGCTTACCTACTCAAGCCCCtgcgagcagcagtagctatgctggcaggagaagctctcccacccaCACAGCGCTATACTggtgcttatgttggtgtaacttaagTTGCTCCTGGGAGTGATTTATTCACACCCCTCAGCGACCTAAGTTATGATGACAAAAACTGTggagtagacatagcctcagatgTGCTGGTTGCACAGAATTAGAACTGACATTTGACTCTAGGAAACTTACAgcgattataaaaaaaaaaaagatcaaagaATTTAATCTTCCCTATCTGATTTCCAATGGAAAAAGAATTAAAAAGTTTGTCATCTGAAGACTCTTTCTTGCAAGTATCTGACTCCCCCCACTTTGGGGCAAACAGTGGCGTTTGAACCCATGCCCTTTGGTGCTAAAAACATGaccctctgccacttgagctaaaggattaAACACCCCCATCCTGCAAGATGTTTGAAGAAGGAGCAGGGGTCCCCGCATATAGAGAGGATCACGGGATTATCTGTAAGCCCTAGCAGACTCAAACCTTTTGTAGCTGGTCCACATAAGATATGAAGAGCCACACTAGTGTTACACTAGTATTTCATTTCTCTATATTTGTTAAATGAATATTACCTACTTTTGTCTGCTGCAGGTCACTAGTTGAAGTCAGATAATACATAAGAGCAAATTCCTCTCTCTCTGAGCCTAAGTTCAGAATGGATTAGAGgttcaggccatggctacactagagagttgcagcgctggtgagggggttacagcgctgcaacttaggatgtggccacacttgcaaagcacggccagcgctgcaactccctggttgcagcgctggctgtacacccggtcgagcctcgggtgtagcgattccagcgctggtgatccagcgctggtcagcaagtgtggaccccaccagcgcttttattgacctccggggtataaggaggtatcccagaattcctgtccacaacaaaccggaagaatgggagagcttggagttcagccaaactgcttatttaaaaaacaaacagagctcctgtttgctgagcgagcggaggcaggcaggggaattactttggaatgttcacagctgtttgcttgaagagagaaacagcacgctcacacggcagagggggagggggaagtccctgttgagcagatgcttatctggtctgacggctatttaggagtacataatttgcatttagtgaatgagagaggggtgggcgaaggggtcagaacttttaaaatgattgaaggtaggcactgtgtgtcttccagtccttagaacttgcaaggcagggagctgagaacagtgtcaactccaaaaatccattctctctgtctcctccacgctccctgtcacattccactccacccccctcttttgaaaagcatgttgcagccacttgaatgctgggatagctgcccacaatgcaccactcccaacagcgctgcaaatgctgcaaatgtggccacactgcagcgctggtagctgtcagtgtggccacactgcagcgctggccctacacagctgtacgaacacagctgtaactaccagcgctgcagaactgtaagtgtagccatggcctcacagTAATAAAATAGTTAGTACAGACAATTTATGACTAGTGTATGGAGGCATTTGGCCAGGCACTCACCTAAAACTACTTCAGGGGATGAGAAATGAAGTTTATGCTACTCTCCCTCCTGTAAGTAGATCAAACTGAGAGAATATATTCCAAAAACTTTGTCAGCCAACACTTCAGCCTGTTATCTGCTGCTAGATCCTCACTAGATTGGTAATACACATCATCTCTCACCCTTGCTTCATTGTGGGCCATACATATTTACAACCAGGAAGTAAGATCACCTAACTCTCCCTGCAAAATGACTAATGCTAAGCAGCAAACATTTCCAATTCTCATATCCACAAGCATAGATACTCTCTGGATAATACACAGTTTAATGTAATAAAGATCCTCCACACACTCAAAATAAAGCTTTCCAGAGCATAGAGTATTATACACCAGCTTTTTTTTGGACCCTTACAAGAAAAATTCTCAGTCATCCTCATTTACATGAGCAACCTAGTAAACTCCAGGTGAGAGCAGAGTTGCATAGAAAAATTTGTTTACAATCAGTAACTTACTAGTTACGTGATTTGTTATGGAATAACTAACAGTATGTGGAATGACTTTACACTTTCAAGTTTGATGGTATGAGAATGTTTTTTCAGTATCTTTataaaacagcttctacaattaACATCTCCTGCAGGACTTTTTAGGGCAGTAACTAACGTTATTAATACAAAGTGTATGATTGTGATTTTTAGAAATAAGACTGAAgcataaaaaaaattcaaagtcaCTTACTATGTTTGGGCATAGAATTACCTACCATGAACTGCTAGGAGAGAGAGCCTTGTGCACCTCCACGCTAACAAAACCAGTGGATCTTCATTACGGTTGTCACTAAGATCTGGGAAACCAGACATATCTATCACATCATTCATTAATATAAAATGAGTGAGAAACTTGTCATACTGCCTGGATATGAGGTCAACAACAGCCCCTGAAACACAAGTGATGTAGCTGTCAAAGTGAATCCTCTCTAGTGGGATACTGGGCTTAAGAATTCTTAGCATGTCATCACTCTTGATATCAAAAGCCATAATATAGACCCGAAGATTAGTGCTGTTGCGTGTCAGTGCCTTCCAATTCTCATCTTCTGGCATGTTTTCCAAGGACTTGTGCATTATGGAAATTTTGTGGACCAGAAGAGAGAGTCGATGCAAAGGCACATGGTTGCTATCAGCCAGGACTCTTGCCATTTCAGCTGTAAAATCACAGAAATCCAAGGCGAGTGAGCGCAAATTCACAAAGCGCTCCAATTCAACTGCAGTGATAAGAGTGGTATTACCAGGGATGTGGTTGTCCAGCAAACTCAGGTGTTCCATGGTGTTGGCAATGGGGTTTGATAAAGATGACAATGATGTGGGAGTGACTATTTGCAGCATAAACCCACAAGACAGCCACTTCAATTGCCTGCTATTGGCCAATATTTCTTCAAATAGCTGTTGTATTCTGCAAGAAAAACATAAGCAACAATGACCCCATTAAATATGACTTAATGTGGTAATACAACTGCATAGCATTCTATATCTATTCAAGAAAGACTCCTCTCTTTCAGTTAGGGTGCAATTCTGTAGCTGTGCTACGTGAAGAACTCCTTGAGTAGTCAGTGAAAGTTCTGTATGTATGGCACCTGCGAAATCAGGCTCTAAACTACTTTAACTTCTACCAAACTCAAATGATGCTGCAATTGTGATTTATCTTGGGAGGGGAATACATGTATTGATTGCTCTTGTGGAAAACGTTGCCCTTTGAAGAGAAGTATCCCATATTTCTCAGCgccaaacttttttaaaaacaaaagtttaagGGAATCCATCCAGCCATTTTGGGGTTATACAGATATGAGTAACTACTACTTTAAAAAGCCTCTGATGCTTCATGCTCTGATACCTCTaatgcagtccctgccccacccagcccaACAGCAAGCTTAGTATGTACAGTATATAGCCCTAAAAATGTGTTAATGCTTTTTGCCAGATTTGGAGAAATTTGGTTTTGAAATATTTGAAACTGGTTAGCTGACCACATTCATTACACCTCTCTCAAGTGCATACAATAGTGTGGTTCTTAAAATATTTTCGTGTGTGCATACTGGATCATTCCTACAATTACCAGCAATTATAAGAGTTTAAGTTGGAATGAGCATGATTTGGGCctggcaatattttaaaattagatatCCGAGTATCAGATTGATGTGcctttttggagaaaaaaaaaaaagtggtccaGGCTCACCACACAGGAGGGGTATCCTGCATCTATCCTGACCATCTATCCCATCCCTGTAACATTTTATGAACAGATCTTTAAGTTATATATTCCGTTCACATACCATACCTAAGAGAGGAAGGAATTTGATTTGAATGTACAATTGTGAATCACACAACTTCAGCAATGTAGCTAAATGCTCTGGACTGGCTCTAAATAAATTCTTTGATCACGTCCCCCACAGCTGCTAAAACCCAGCTGGATTTTTCTCTTCCTCACCACTGACAAATGCTCTTCTGAGCACATAGAACACATACTGTGACTAATATACATGCATGCATATACACCTTCATGTGCAATCTATAGCATTtgtcacttaagaaggaaaaatatagTATTTGCAACAGGCGAATTGGGTCAGGTTAAATATGTTCCTGTTTAAAGGCATCGAGGAATGCAATGCAAAGATCTGTAACACAAAATTAAAAAGATAACCATGCCAAAAAATCAAGTGGTTCTGAGCTAAATTGCTACATAGTACACACTGTGtatacaaaacacacacacaggcagtaaAGAACATTATGTAAAGGGCAACTAATCCCataagaaaattaaaaatgaaaaagattgCCTATGTGCATGTATATCTTTAATAAGGTGCTATGATGAGCTTACCATTCTAGCACATTTTATCTTGCAATATCGTACATAGTCACTTAACACATCtaatattttaaattagttttataAGTCTTCCTTCTGCAATATTTATGAACAGTAAATTTGAAATGCATGCATGTTCAATGTGGTATTACTGCATATGCCTAAAAGTTTTCTTGTACAGTTCTCTCAATTTGATGCCTAATAATTTAAGCTGTGCTTCTCTAATGACTAGATGCATGTTTAATCttaaaaaatactatttgagCATTTTGCTTTTGATTACCGTAAACTGTATTGGATTAACCACAATTGCACAGTTGTAGCTTCTAATACTGTTCTGTACTAGAAGTAAGTTTCCACTCAAAGCAGGGATGCTGAACATTTAGAAACTCAAGAGCACcacaagagcagcaaagaatcctgtggcaccttatagactaacagacgttttggagcatgagctttcgtgggtgaatacccacttcttcagatgcatccacccacgaaagctcatgctccaaaacgtctgttagtctataaggtgccacaggattctttgctgcttttacagatccagactaacacggctacccctctgatacttgacaagtgCACCACAGTTTTCAGTAGTAATAGTACACAAATCCCTGAATTTAAACCTAATTAGATTCTGGCGGCAAAACTAGCCATCTTTATGTCCACCAAAAAGTTATACAGCCACTTCACCTAAATTTTTCTAGCTATCTAATGCTGAGCCAACCCTTCTAGTCCCACCCATCCCATTTTAACCCAACTATCTCTCAAATATTTAAACAACTTAACTGAAGGTATTTTATGTTACACAATAACCATCTATTGGGCTAATAAAAATGAGGCCCCATAGGGAGCACAATGAAGTTATCATCCAACTACACTGCCATTCATTTTAACAACGCACTtccagtaagtcctttaactgAATACGGCACCTCTAATCTTGGAGAGCATAAATTTAACAGTTCAAGCTATGGTCTACAAGTTTAACTACATAGGTACCAATTTCTATTAATTTCCTCATCTTATTTTCAGACTGGATGTTTTAATTTCAATTGTCTACACTTTTCTGATGAATAAGCCCTACTTCTAATTTAATACATAGTCTCAGAACAACAGTAACTAAATGTTTCTGAAAGTTGTTCAATAATCTACACAAGATAGTGAGTTGGCGGTCTCAGTCCAGTTTTCTATGGCTACCAGTCCATTGAAAAGCCACCCACAATTAGCACTCCGTGGCATTCTTGTTGAGAGTATCAGAAGAAAAGCCAAAAGACTGAATAGACAGAGACTGAACTAGAATTTTCACCCGGCTGAAAGTGGTCCTGAGTCAGGATTGAGGCACGTTGGTAGGACTATGCAGGATGCTGTTTCTGTTCATTGGATAATGCAGTGTCAATCCTGCATCATTCctaagcactaaattcacttattTAAATTGGCTCAATTGGTATTTTTAGAAAAATTAAGATTAATTAACAACTGTTAGATGACGAAGTAACATCTCAGGCATAAGAGTTTTAAAACAGTTACATTTAATTCAATGGTGGAACATATTTTCTGTAACTGCACAATGCACTGCATTTACATGATGTATTGAACTTCCCCATAGCAATGGTTAAATAAAATGAATTTGTAAAGAGAAAAGTTATATTTAAAACAATGAACTGCAAATATAGAGCATAAAAAACCCATGCATTATAAAACTGTTCTACATGCAACAAAATCATCATCGTAGGAAGAGCACTACAcatattattaaaaaacaaccacgACCTCCACAACCACAGTAAAAGCTTTTACTTGGATATCTATAAAATTGTGCCTCGGTACCACAAAATACAGTATGTTACATAATAGCTCCCACTGATCTCAATTTCTGCATTACATAAGCACAACAGGGTGACAGACACAGTAGGAGATGCATGTCTGAATTTCAACCATATTGTAAATTAAAGTCAGGACCTATGCATTAGAGAGTTCAATGTTTATGTACATAGGGGttcgcaacctttcagaagtgatgtgctgagtcttcatttattcactctaatttaaggtttcgcgtgccagtcatacattttaacatttttagagggtctcttttcacaagtctgtaatatataactcatctattgttgtaagtaaagtatataaggtttttaaaatgtttaagaagcttaatttaaaattaaattaaaatgcagagcccctcagaccagtggccaggacccaggcggtgtgagtgccactgaaaatcagctcacgtgccgcctttggcatgcatgccataggttgcctacccctgtactaatCTATCTGTAGATATC
Coding sequences within:
- the FBXO33 gene encoding F-box only protein 33 isoform X2, encoding MLLFLSQEAEAKARPRPGAAAAAAGLGPAPGMAVCGEAVGAGSLPSELVVHIFSFLAGPDRLRASAACSHWRECLFYPALWPRLRLSLRVSPAERPRLDFLMRKCGWFVRELRVQFAADNYLGGGGGGGGGGVCEGAAAAAEGETPLCPRWLDLLRTYLELVLCVLSSVRNNRIQQLFEEILANSRQLKWLSCGFMLQIVTPTSLSSLSNPIANTMEHLSLLDNHIPGNTTLITAVELERFVNLRSLALDFCDFTAEMARVLADSNHVPLHRLSLLVHKISIMHKSLENMPEDENWKALTRNSTNLRVYIMAFDIKSDDMLRILKPSIPLERIHFDSYITCVSGAVVDLISRQYDKFLTHFILMNDVIDMSGFPDLSDNRNEDPLVLLAWRCTRLSLLAVHGYTVWAHNLIAIARLRGSDLKVLEVTEESIDFDQGELADQDVDPVHNLIEQVSLGLGRPWHAVMDIELLSVFTEPTHHFYREMQSFSEGI
- the FBXO33 gene encoding F-box only protein 33 isoform X1, with translation MLLFLSQEAEAKARPRPGAAAAAAGLGPAPGMAVCGEAVGAGSLPSELVVHIFSFLAGPDRLRASAACSHWRECLFYPALWPRLRLSLRVSPAERPRLDFLMRKCGWFVRELRVQFAADNYLGGGGGGGGGGVCEGAAAAAEGETPLCPRWLDLLRTYLELVLCVLSSVRNNRNLQKLSLFGDISILQQHGSISNTYLGKVDPDGKKIKQIQQLFEEILANSRQLKWLSCGFMLQIVTPTSLSSLSNPIANTMEHLSLLDNHIPGNTTLITAVELERFVNLRSLALDFCDFTAEMARVLADSNHVPLHRLSLLVHKISIMHKSLENMPEDENWKALTRNSTNLRVYIMAFDIKSDDMLRILKPSIPLERIHFDSYITCVSGAVVDLISRQYDKFLTHFILMNDVIDMSGFPDLSDNRNEDPLVLLAWRCTRLSLLAVHGYTVWAHNLIAIARLRGSDLKVLEVTEESIDFDQGELADQDVDPVHNLIEQVSLGLGRPWHAVMDIELLSVFTEPTHHFYREMQSFSEGI